One window of Acidobacteriaceae bacterium genomic DNA carries:
- a CDS encoding thioredoxin domain-containing protein yields the protein MSEAMENGLGRSASAYLRSARHQPVQWHEWGPEAFEKAKRENKPVLLDIGAVWCHWCHVMDRESYENDETAQVLNEHYVAVKVDRDERPDVDTRYQQAVATISGQGGWPLTAFLTPDGKPFFGGTYFPPDERYGRPGFRRVLLTMAKAFEERREEVEESAGSILTMIEHNESFSGRSGEPGAALLEKIIEPIVRMFDARNGGFGSQPKFPHSGAIDLLIDAATRGGTHAEAARNVAIVTLKKMAAGGIHDQLAGGFHRYSVDEQWIVPHFEKMAYDNSELLKNYAHAFQSFADPEFAQVANGILRWMDEWLSDRERGGFYASQDADDSLDDDGDYFTWTRDEVQAALSPEEFRVAEAYFNVRPVGDMHHNPTKNVLHTPRAIEDVAKALGIEEAKAGELVRAAKEKMYAARLTRRTPYVDKTVYTNWNGMCVSAYIAAGRALGLREPVEFALKSLDRVLGEAWSDARLVHVVAYGEGVTPERAVPGVLEDYAFVANAALDAWEASGEMRYFEAAKKIADAMLAKFYDATGCGFFDTEVNSTEERIGALVTRRKPLQDAPTPAGNSVAATVLLRLATLTNNKDYETRAQETLETFAGVVEHFGLYAASYALALRRMIEPPVQACIVGEDAAAKELLIVAMARFMVNKSVIQLRRGQMQALPPALKETLPNVPADEASFALVCKANSCLPPIRDADELYLVA from the coding sequence ATGAGTGAAGCAATGGAGAATGGGCTCGGGCGATCGGCGTCGGCGTATCTGAGGTCGGCGCGGCATCAGCCGGTGCAGTGGCATGAGTGGGGCCCGGAGGCATTTGAAAAGGCCAAGCGCGAGAACAAGCCGGTGCTGCTGGATATTGGCGCGGTGTGGTGCCACTGGTGCCACGTGATGGACCGCGAAAGCTATGAGAATGACGAGACCGCGCAGGTGTTGAACGAGCATTACGTTGCGGTGAAGGTGGACCGCGACGAGCGGCCGGATGTGGATACGCGGTATCAGCAGGCGGTGGCGACGATCAGCGGGCAAGGGGGATGGCCGCTGACGGCGTTTTTGACGCCGGATGGGAAGCCGTTCTTTGGCGGAACGTACTTTCCGCCGGACGAGCGGTATGGCAGGCCGGGCTTTCGGCGCGTGCTGCTGACGATGGCGAAGGCGTTCGAGGAGCGGCGTGAGGAGGTTGAGGAGTCGGCGGGCAGCATCCTGACGATGATCGAGCACAACGAAAGTTTTTCGGGACGGAGCGGAGAGCCGGGGGCGGCGCTGCTCGAGAAGATTATCGAACCGATTGTGCGGATGTTCGACGCGCGTAATGGAGGGTTTGGGTCGCAGCCGAAGTTTCCGCACTCGGGCGCGATCGATCTGCTGATTGATGCAGCGACACGTGGTGGGACGCATGCAGAGGCGGCGCGCAACGTGGCCATCGTGACGCTGAAGAAGATGGCTGCGGGTGGGATTCACGACCAGCTTGCCGGCGGATTTCATCGCTACTCGGTGGACGAGCAGTGGATTGTGCCGCACTTCGAAAAGATGGCGTACGACAACAGCGAGCTGCTGAAGAATTATGCGCATGCGTTCCAGAGCTTTGCGGATCCCGAGTTTGCGCAGGTGGCGAACGGGATTCTGCGCTGGATGGATGAATGGCTGAGCGATCGCGAGCGGGGCGGATTTTATGCGTCGCAGGATGCGGATGATTCGCTGGATGATGACGGCGATTACTTCACGTGGACTCGCGATGAGGTGCAGGCGGCGTTGAGTCCGGAGGAGTTTCGGGTTGCGGAGGCGTACTTCAATGTGCGGCCGGTCGGCGATATGCATCACAATCCGACGAAGAATGTGCTGCACACGCCGAGGGCGATTGAGGATGTCGCGAAGGCGCTGGGGATTGAGGAGGCGAAGGCGGGTGAGTTGGTGCGGGCTGCGAAGGAGAAGATGTATGCGGCTCGGTTGACGCGGCGCACACCGTATGTCGACAAGACGGTTTATACGAACTGGAACGGGATGTGCGTCTCGGCGTACATCGCGGCGGGCAGAGCGCTGGGGTTGCGCGAGCCGGTGGAGTTTGCGCTGAAGTCGCTGGATCGAGTGCTGGGGGAGGCGTGGAGCGATGCCAGGCTCGTGCATGTGGTGGCGTATGGCGAGGGTGTGACGCCGGAGCGCGCGGTGCCGGGCGTGCTGGAGGACTATGCGTTTGTGGCGAATGCGGCGCTGGATGCGTGGGAGGCAAGCGGGGAGATGCGCTACTTCGAGGCGGCGAAGAAGATTGCAGATGCGATGCTGGCGAAGTTCTACGATGCGACGGGCTGCGGGTTCTTCGACACGGAGGTGAACTCGACGGAGGAGCGGATTGGTGCGCTGGTCACAAGGCGAAAGCCGCTGCAGGATGCGCCGACGCCGGCGGGGAATTCCGTTGCAGCGACGGTTCTGCTGCGATTGGCGACGCTGACGAACAACAAGGATTATGAGACGCGGGCGCAGGAGACGCTCGAGACGTTTGCGGGAGTTGTGGAGCACTTCGGGCTGTACGCGGCGAGTTATGCGCTGGCGCTGCGCAGGATGATCGAGCCGCCGGTGCAGGCTTGCATTGTGGGTGAAGATGCGGCGGCGAAGGAATTGCTGATTGTTGCGATGGCGCGGTTCATGGTGAACAAGAGCGTGATTCAACTGCGGCGTGGGCAGATGCAGGCGCTTCCGCCGGCGCTGAAGGAGACGCTGCCGAATGTGCCTGCGGATGAGGCGAGCTTTGCGTTGGTGTGCAAGGCGAACAGTTGTCTGCCGCCGATAAGGGATGCGGACGAGCTGTACTTGGTGGCGTAA
- a CDS encoding MarC family protein, protein MSQAIELWNSFLIAFSALLPLINPIGSALVFLGLVGDAPRAAYRSLARKIALNNVIFLVVIELLGSAILHFFGISLPIVQVSGGIVIAAIGWSVLNAKESEKTLDKREEVHVNPDDSFQALNKKAFYPFTFPVTSGPGTLVVTLTLAARAQNGGIVLNALRHGGLFLAIVVLSAFVYLCYANAPRLTRAIPPATTQGILRVVGFIVVCIGVQIAWNGFSTLVPPILGR, encoded by the coding sequence GTGAGTCAGGCGATTGAGCTGTGGAACTCGTTCCTCATCGCGTTCAGCGCGCTTCTGCCGCTCATTAATCCAATCGGCTCCGCGCTGGTCTTTCTCGGCCTCGTCGGCGACGCGCCGCGGGCCGCCTATCGCAGCCTCGCGCGCAAGATCGCCCTCAATAACGTCATCTTTCTCGTCGTCATCGAGCTCCTCGGCTCCGCCATTCTGCACTTCTTCGGCATCTCGCTGCCTATCGTGCAAGTCTCCGGCGGCATCGTCATCGCCGCCATCGGCTGGTCCGTGCTCAATGCGAAGGAGTCAGAGAAGACGCTCGACAAGCGCGAAGAGGTTCACGTCAACCCTGACGACAGCTTTCAAGCCTTGAACAAAAAGGCGTTTTATCCCTTCACGTTTCCCGTGACCTCAGGCCCCGGCACGCTCGTCGTCACACTTACGCTCGCGGCGCGCGCGCAAAACGGCGGCATCGTCCTCAACGCACTCAGGCACGGCGGCCTCTTCCTCGCGATCGTGGTCCTCAGTGCATTCGTTTATCTCTGCTACGCCAACGCACCGCGGCTCACAAGAGCGATCCCGCCCGCGACCACACAAGGAATCCTGCGCGTCGTCGGCTTCATCGTGGTCTGCATCGGCGTACAGATCGCCTGGAACGGCTTCTCAACGCTTGTGCCGCCCATCCTCGGCCGGTGA
- a CDS encoding mechanosensitive ion channel domain-containing protein — MMTLTPTLPQEERSVVSLEHGWHLDVLNFVQHGVPKIVIALLLALIAQQTLAFFVKRMRKRAEAMVGNSHRAAQLRTLAGIIRATGYALIASYVFIQILGALGVPLGSFIAAAGVIGLGISFGAQSLFKDMLTGLFILLEDQYAIGDTIKIAGLQGAVENLTLRVTTLRDGDGTLYIVPNSQITTVSNLSRDFSVATLPVSVSTSENPDRVVQVLTRVANQVRQDEAFKDVVIDEPTVLGVDKISGHEVIYPINIRVQVNQRDGVLRELRRRILLAFEKENIAFGTASSTLVLERRDPTAAPPAPPSVPTEPPQPAAPATSQ, encoded by the coding sequence ATGATGACCCTTACACCCACTCTTCCACAAGAGGAACGCTCCGTCGTCTCGCTCGAACACGGCTGGCATCTGGACGTCCTGAACTTTGTACAGCACGGCGTCCCCAAGATTGTCATTGCCTTGTTACTGGCGCTCATCGCCCAGCAGACCCTCGCCTTTTTTGTAAAACGCATGCGCAAGCGCGCCGAAGCCATGGTCGGCAACTCGCACCGCGCCGCCCAACTCCGCACCCTGGCTGGCATCATCCGCGCCACTGGCTACGCGCTCATCGCCTCCTACGTCTTCATCCAGATCCTCGGCGCGCTCGGCGTTCCTCTGGGCTCGTTTATCGCCGCCGCCGGCGTCATCGGCCTTGGCATCAGCTTTGGCGCGCAGTCGCTCTTCAAGGACATGCTCACCGGCCTCTTCATCCTGCTCGAAGACCAGTACGCCATCGGCGACACCATAAAGATCGCCGGTCTTCAGGGCGCCGTCGAAAACCTTACCCTGCGCGTCACCACGCTCCGTGACGGCGACGGCACGCTCTACATCGTGCCCAACAGCCAGATCACGACCGTCTCCAATCTTTCGCGCGACTTCTCCGTCGCCACGCTTCCGGTCAGCGTCAGCACCAGCGAAAACCCCGACCGCGTCGTCCAGGTCCTCACCCGGGTCGCCAACCAGGTTCGCCAGGACGAAGCCTTCAAAGACGTTGTCATCGATGAACCCACCGTGCTCGGCGTCGACAAGATCAGCGGTCACGAGGTCATCTACCCCATCAACATCCGCGTGCAGGTCAATCAGCGCGACGGCGTCCTCCGCGAGCTTCGCCGCCGCATCCTCCTCGCCTTCGAGAAGGAGAACATCGCCTTCGGCACCGCCAGCAGCACGCTCGTGCTCGAGCGCCGCGATCCCACCGCCGCTCCACCGGCTCCGCCGTCCGTGCCCACCGAACCACCGCAACCTGCGGCGCCCGCAACCTCGCAGTAG
- a CDS encoding dehydrogenase E1 component subunit alpha/beta, producing MVAAGLTASQLIEFYRLMYLSRRTDDREIMLKRQQKIFFQVSCAGHEALLVAAGLAMKPGYDWFFPYYRDRAICLALGMTVEDQLLQAVGAATDPSSGGRQMPSHWTSKRLNIVSPSSSTATQCLQAVGCAEAGRYYRNHSGTAKRLTDGADYRSFKDVKFEADEVVYVSIGEGSTSQGEFWESLNTASNEKLPVVYVIEDNGYAISTPVEANTPGGNISKLIANFPNFRFWEVDGTDAIASYKAMVQAVEYCRSGQGPAVVHGHVTRPYSHSLSDDERLYRSAEEIEADALRDPISRMQMWLLREGILDAQGINELERKVDEEVQHAADRALTAVLPTPDTILKHVYSEDLDPRDMRFATKPAVTADDTERTMADLINATLKDEMRRDERIVVFGEDVADATRDKALRSGKVKGKGGVFKLTAGLQKEFGNDRVWNSPLAEANITGRAIGMAVRGLKPVVEIQFFDYIWPAMHQMRNELSVMRWRSNGQFSCPLVMRVPIGGYLTGGSIYHSQSGESIFTHTPGVRVVMPSNALDAAGLLRTAIRCDDPVLFLEHKRLYRETFGRAPYPGPEYMIPFGKAKVVREGKDLTVITYGAVVPRALQAAQRMARELKVEVEVIDLRCLSPYDWEAIAESVKKTSKVLVAHEDMLSWGYGAEIAARIGDELFHDLDAPVRRVGSMDTFVAYQPLLEDVILPQPERLFAAMKELAEF from the coding sequence GTGGTGGCTGCCGGCCTTACGGCGTCGCAACTCATTGAGTTCTACCGGCTGATGTATCTCTCGCGGCGCACGGACGACCGCGAGATCATGCTGAAGCGGCAGCAGAAGATCTTCTTCCAGGTCTCGTGCGCAGGGCATGAGGCGCTCCTGGTGGCTGCGGGTCTGGCTATGAAGCCGGGATACGACTGGTTCTTTCCGTACTATCGCGACCGGGCGATCTGCCTGGCGCTGGGGATGACGGTGGAGGACCAGCTGCTTCAGGCGGTCGGCGCGGCGACGGATCCTTCGAGCGGCGGACGGCAGATGCCTTCGCACTGGACGAGTAAGCGGCTGAATATCGTGTCGCCGTCGTCGTCGACGGCAACGCAGTGTCTGCAGGCAGTGGGGTGCGCTGAGGCTGGACGGTATTACCGGAATCATTCCGGGACGGCGAAGCGACTGACCGATGGCGCGGATTATCGCAGCTTCAAGGATGTGAAGTTCGAGGCCGATGAGGTCGTGTATGTGTCGATCGGTGAGGGATCGACGAGCCAGGGCGAGTTCTGGGAGTCGCTGAATACGGCGTCGAACGAGAAGCTGCCGGTCGTGTATGTGATTGAGGACAACGGGTACGCGATCTCGACGCCGGTGGAGGCGAATACGCCGGGCGGGAATATCTCCAAGCTGATTGCGAACTTTCCGAATTTCCGCTTCTGGGAGGTCGACGGGACGGACGCGATTGCGAGCTACAAGGCGATGGTGCAGGCGGTCGAGTACTGCCGCAGTGGGCAGGGGCCGGCAGTGGTGCACGGGCATGTGACGCGGCCGTATTCGCACTCGCTGAGCGATGACGAGCGGCTGTACCGCAGCGCAGAGGAGATTGAGGCGGATGCACTGCGCGACCCGATTTCCCGCATGCAGATGTGGCTGCTGCGCGAGGGGATTCTGGACGCGCAGGGAATCAATGAGCTCGAGCGCAAGGTGGATGAAGAGGTGCAGCATGCCGCGGATCGCGCGCTGACTGCGGTGCTGCCGACGCCGGACACGATTCTGAAGCATGTGTACTCAGAGGACCTGGATCCGCGGGATATGCGGTTTGCGACGAAGCCCGCGGTGACCGCGGACGACACCGAGCGCACGATGGCCGACCTCATCAACGCGACGCTGAAGGACGAGATGCGACGCGATGAACGGATTGTGGTCTTCGGCGAAGATGTGGCCGATGCCACGCGCGATAAGGCGCTGCGCTCCGGAAAGGTGAAGGGCAAGGGCGGCGTGTTCAAGCTGACCGCCGGCCTGCAGAAGGAGTTCGGCAACGACCGCGTGTGGAACTCTCCGCTGGCGGAGGCGAATATCACGGGGCGTGCGATTGGCATGGCGGTGCGCGGGCTGAAGCCGGTGGTGGAGATTCAGTTCTTCGACTACATCTGGCCGGCGATGCACCAGATGCGCAATGAGCTGAGCGTGATGCGGTGGCGATCGAACGGGCAGTTCTCGTGCCCGCTGGTGATGCGAGTGCCGATCGGCGGGTATCTGACGGGCGGTTCGATCTATCATTCGCAGTCGGGCGAGAGCATCTTCACGCACACGCCTGGAGTGCGGGTGGTGATGCCGTCGAATGCGTTGGACGCCGCGGGGTTGCTGCGGACCGCTATCCGGTGCGACGATCCGGTGCTGTTCCTGGAGCATAAGCGGTTGTATCGCGAGACCTTTGGGCGCGCGCCGTACCCGGGGCCGGAGTACATGATTCCGTTCGGCAAGGCCAAGGTGGTGCGCGAAGGCAAGGACCTGACGGTGATCACCTACGGGGCGGTCGTGCCGCGGGCGCTGCAGGCGGCCCAGCGGATGGCGCGGGAACTGAAGGTGGAAGTTGAGGTGATCGATCTGCGTTGCCTAAGTCCGTACGACTGGGAGGCGATTGCGGAGTCGGTGAAGAAGACCAGCAAGGTGTTGGTGGCGCATGAGGACATGCTGAGCTGGGGTTATGGAGCCGAGATTGCGGCGCGGATTGGCGATGAGCTGTTTCACGACCTGGATGCGCCGGTGCGGCGCGTGGGGTCGATGGACACGTTTGTGGCATACCAGCCGCTGCTGGAGGATGTAATCCTGCCTCAGCCGGAGCGGTTGTTTGCGGCGATGAAGGAGCTTGCGGAGTTTTAG
- a CDS encoding DUF1800 family protein — protein sequence MMPRRRWMREAGQTALTGLLCGLMAVPQTAFAASAGALGGGAPAPKLPKRPEREAPLTQQERVLHALNRFTFGPRPGEAEAVEKMGLQKWFLQQLQPETIDDSAFEQRMNEYPLLRLNQADLMHQFPSQAMMRMADRGNIAIPRDRVVHAIFEDAKYEYDQKQNELKLQAANGGKPGQPEGAAQAQSQPAVAALPENAKQMRRQAIAGLAALNEADESAGKRPAPQNGMQASMDMAGGGAMEPAMNSAAAPSDGNTPQGQVLLSNGEVATQPIELNKKGKPKAKDLTEPAPEEVQAILALPPDQRVDRLVAMKPDEMLSFKTTLKPAQKLLLMQGMSPEDEEITGEFITAPERVVGAEILESRLERDVFSERQLQAVMTDFWLNHFSVYLRKNENEPYYLPSYERNVILPNALGKFENLLVAVAQSPAMLMYLDNWESVGPNSIQAMRAQQVNFMRPNAKRQQPKGINENYGRELMELHTLGVNGGYTQKDVIEVSKCFTGWTIDRPFQGGGAMFDENRHEPGTKIVLRHKIKENGQKEGLEVLHILATSPATAHFISQKLAVRFVSDDPPPALVNRMAATFLKSDGNIRAVLLTMYRSPEFWSPQVYRAKVKTPIEFMASALRSSGASVKTPLQLVQAMDRLGMPIYGMLTPQGYSWKSEDWVSSNALISRMNFALVLSSNRVMGVKTDWPELLGDADGTPAPAPDVATENKLEIALLGEPASDRTRSTVLAQFGDPTAQQSAEEAFKAKPVQDETAMVPTAGLMRGKPGRAPQPGPGSPLDTMAGLLLGSPEFQRR from the coding sequence ATGATGCCGCGGCGTAGATGGATGCGTGAGGCGGGGCAGACCGCACTGACGGGTCTGCTGTGCGGGTTGATGGCGGTTCCGCAGACGGCGTTTGCGGCTAGTGCTGGTGCTCTGGGGGGTGGAGCACCGGCACCGAAGCTGCCCAAGCGGCCGGAACGCGAGGCTCCGCTGACCCAGCAGGAGCGGGTGCTGCATGCGTTGAACCGGTTCACCTTCGGGCCGCGGCCGGGAGAGGCGGAGGCCGTCGAGAAGATGGGCCTGCAGAAGTGGTTTTTGCAGCAGCTTCAGCCGGAGACGATCGACGACTCTGCGTTTGAGCAGCGGATGAATGAGTATCCGTTGTTGCGGCTGAACCAGGCTGACCTGATGCACCAGTTTCCGTCGCAGGCCATGATGAGGATGGCTGACCGGGGCAATATTGCGATTCCGCGCGACCGTGTGGTGCACGCGATCTTTGAAGACGCGAAGTACGAGTACGACCAAAAGCAAAATGAGTTGAAGCTGCAGGCGGCAAACGGCGGGAAGCCGGGACAGCCGGAAGGTGCAGCGCAGGCTCAGTCGCAGCCGGCGGTTGCAGCGCTGCCGGAGAACGCGAAGCAGATGCGGCGGCAGGCGATCGCCGGCCTTGCGGCTCTGAATGAAGCAGACGAATCGGCGGGTAAGCGGCCGGCTCCGCAGAACGGCATGCAGGCCAGCATGGATATGGCCGGCGGCGGGGCGATGGAGCCTGCGATGAATTCAGCTGCTGCGCCCAGCGACGGCAACACGCCGCAGGGACAGGTGCTGCTTTCTAACGGAGAGGTTGCGACGCAGCCGATTGAGTTGAACAAGAAGGGCAAGCCGAAGGCGAAGGATCTGACCGAGCCCGCGCCGGAAGAGGTGCAGGCGATCCTGGCGCTGCCGCCGGATCAGCGCGTGGACCGGCTGGTTGCGATGAAGCCGGACGAGATGCTGTCCTTCAAGACGACGCTCAAGCCCGCGCAAAAGCTGCTGCTGATGCAGGGAATGAGCCCTGAAGACGAGGAGATCACGGGCGAGTTCATTACGGCGCCGGAGCGCGTGGTGGGCGCGGAGATTCTGGAGTCGCGGCTGGAGCGCGATGTGTTCAGCGAGCGCCAACTGCAGGCGGTGATGACGGACTTCTGGCTGAATCACTTCAGCGTGTATCTCAGGAAGAACGAAAACGAGCCGTACTACCTGCCGTCGTATGAGCGCAATGTGATTCTGCCGAATGCGCTGGGTAAGTTCGAGAATCTGCTGGTCGCTGTGGCGCAGAGCCCGGCGATGCTGATGTATCTCGACAACTGGGAGAGCGTTGGGCCGAATTCGATCCAGGCTATGAGGGCGCAGCAGGTGAACTTCATGCGTCCGAATGCGAAGAGGCAGCAGCCAAAGGGCATCAACGAGAACTACGGCCGGGAGTTGATGGAGCTGCACACGCTGGGCGTGAACGGCGGCTACACGCAGAAGGATGTCATCGAGGTCTCGAAGTGCTTCACGGGGTGGACGATCGACAGGCCATTCCAGGGTGGCGGCGCGATGTTCGATGAAAACCGGCATGAGCCGGGGACAAAGATCGTGCTGAGGCACAAGATCAAGGAGAACGGCCAGAAAGAAGGGCTTGAGGTGCTGCACATCCTGGCGACGAGCCCGGCGACCGCGCACTTCATCTCGCAGAAGCTGGCTGTGCGGTTTGTGAGCGACGATCCTCCGCCGGCGCTGGTGAACAGGATGGCGGCCACGTTCTTGAAGAGCGATGGAAACATCCGCGCGGTGCTGTTGACGATGTATCGCTCGCCGGAGTTCTGGAGCCCGCAGGTGTATCGCGCGAAGGTGAAGACGCCGATCGAGTTTATGGCGTCCGCGCTGCGGTCGAGTGGAGCCTCTGTGAAGACGCCGCTGCAACTGGTGCAGGCGATGGACAGGCTGGGCATGCCGATCTATGGCATGCTGACGCCGCAGGGGTACTCGTGGAAGAGCGAGGATTGGGTGAGCAGCAATGCGCTGATCTCGCGGATGAACTTTGCGCTGGTCTTGAGCAGTAACCGCGTGATGGGCGTGAAGACGGATTGGCCGGAGTTGCTGGGCGATGCCGATGGAACTCCGGCACCAGCTCCCGATGTCGCGACCGAGAACAAGCTGGAGATTGCGCTGCTGGGTGAGCCGGCGTCGGACAGGACGAGGTCCACCGTGCTGGCGCAGTTTGGCGATCCGACGGCCCAGCAGAGTGCCGAGGAGGCATTCAAAGCGAAGCCGGTGCAGGATGAGACCGCGATGGTTCCGACAGCCGGGCTTATGCGAGGAAAGCCTGGACGCGCGCCGCAGCCGGGGCCGGGATCGCCGCTGGATACGATGGCGGGGTTGTTGCTGGGCTCACCGGAGTTTCAACGGCGTTAG
- a CDS encoding DUF1501 domain-containing protein translates to MANRMKFTDASDWGCDMCGRDLARRNGVTRRGFLRGGALALVGTSVVPAFLTRAVYAEVDRAAAQRKKLVVIFQRGACDGLNVVVPYAEKNYYRMRPTIAIQKNDVLDLNGYFGLHPAMGAMKPLYDQGHLAIVHAAGSPDPSRSHFDAQDFMESGTPGVKSTLDGWLNRALQVEALTGQPSPFRAVALNAEVPRTLQGKVPAVAVANLADFSVGGRGPQTSAVSNAFEAMYDESTDAVLHGTGEETFEAVKMLKAANPAQYTPAAGVVYPNGAFGNSMKQIAQLLKANLGVEAAFSDIGGWDTHQNQGAANGQLANRLTEFSNTIAAFWRDMGDDAENVTLVTMSEFGRTARQNGTGGTDHGHANVMFVLGGQVKGGKVYGQWPGVNDEQLNEGRDLKVTTDFRNVLGEAAYKTLGARKLDVVFPGAQLDADRFLNFV, encoded by the coding sequence ATGGCAAACAGGATGAAATTCACCGATGCGAGCGACTGGGGATGCGATATGTGCGGGCGCGATCTGGCGCGGCGCAATGGCGTGACGCGCCGTGGATTTCTGCGCGGAGGTGCGCTGGCCTTGGTGGGGACCTCTGTTGTGCCGGCGTTTTTGACGCGGGCTGTGTATGCGGAGGTGGATCGCGCGGCGGCGCAGAGGAAGAAGCTTGTTGTGATCTTTCAACGCGGCGCGTGCGATGGATTGAATGTCGTTGTGCCGTATGCGGAAAAGAACTATTACAGGATGCGGCCGACGATCGCGATTCAGAAGAACGATGTGCTCGATCTGAATGGGTATTTCGGGCTGCATCCGGCGATGGGCGCGATGAAGCCGTTGTATGACCAGGGGCACCTGGCGATTGTGCATGCCGCCGGCTCGCCGGATCCGTCGCGCTCGCACTTTGATGCGCAGGATTTTATGGAGAGCGGAACGCCAGGTGTGAAGAGTACGCTGGATGGATGGCTCAATCGTGCGCTGCAGGTTGAGGCGCTCACCGGACAGCCGTCGCCGTTTCGCGCCGTTGCGCTGAATGCGGAAGTGCCGCGGACGCTGCAGGGAAAGGTGCCGGCAGTTGCGGTGGCGAATTTGGCAGACTTCTCGGTGGGTGGTCGCGGCCCACAGACCTCAGCGGTATCGAATGCGTTTGAGGCGATGTATGACGAGAGCACCGATGCGGTGCTGCACGGAACCGGCGAGGAGACCTTTGAAGCCGTGAAGATGCTGAAGGCCGCGAACCCGGCTCAGTACACGCCGGCGGCGGGAGTGGTGTATCCGAATGGGGCGTTCGGCAACAGCATGAAACAGATTGCCCAGTTGTTGAAAGCGAACCTTGGTGTTGAGGCGGCGTTTTCGGATATTGGCGGATGGGACACGCATCAGAATCAGGGCGCGGCGAATGGACAGCTTGCAAATCGTCTGACGGAGTTTTCAAACACGATCGCCGCATTCTGGCGTGACATGGGTGATGATGCGGAGAACGTGACGCTGGTGACGATGTCGGAGTTTGGACGAACGGCTCGACAGAACGGAACCGGCGGAACGGACCACGGCCACGCGAATGTGATGTTCGTGCTCGGCGGCCAGGTGAAGGGCGGCAAGGTGTATGGGCAGTGGCCGGGCGTGAACGATGAGCAGTTGAATGAAGGGCGCGATCTGAAGGTAACAACCGACTTCAGAAATGTGCTGGGTGAGGCGGCCTACAAAACGCTGGGCGCGCGGAAGCTGGATGTGGTGTTTCCAGGCGCGCAGCTCGACGCGGATCGCTTTTTGAACTTTGTGTAG
- a CDS encoding alpha/beta fold hydrolase → MPAPRKPNLPRPSRTPQSSQRPAQKSGAPELSGAPELIDPRWILKALAIVFATALLLSWGTLCLLWYQGQWQLVLHPSRTVAKSPASLGLKFTELHFAVDATGQPQLNGWYIPADVSSAPTALMLHSGDGSASDALPRALLLHNAHLNVLIFDYRGYGKSVGQHPTQATMQQDAESALTYLISTQHIPASQIILYGNGVGASLAVNLAAENHDIPAMILDTPEGDLTERVAHDAHSFLVPARLLFHEQFPLAAPLHILTTPKLLISYNTSHTPAALTNAADPKITLELSSENDSALTPTIQRFVDQYVPHTTQGTQP, encoded by the coding sequence ATGCCAGCTCCTCGCAAGCCGAACCTTCCGCGCCCCTCACGCACACCCCAATCATCTCAGCGTCCGGCACAAAAGAGCGGCGCGCCCGAACTCAGCGGTGCGCCCGAACTCATAGACCCGCGCTGGATCCTCAAAGCTTTGGCAATCGTCTTCGCCACCGCGCTGCTCCTCTCCTGGGGCACGCTCTGCCTGCTCTGGTATCAGGGACAGTGGCAGCTCGTGCTTCACCCGTCGCGCACCGTTGCCAAATCGCCGGCGTCGCTCGGCCTCAAGTTCACTGAGCTCCACTTCGCGGTCGACGCCACCGGTCAACCGCAGCTCAACGGCTGGTACATCCCGGCCGACGTAAGCTCTGCTCCCACGGCTCTGATGCTTCACTCGGGCGACGGCTCCGCTTCAGACGCGCTCCCCCGCGCGCTCCTGCTCCACAACGCCCACCTCAACGTGCTGATCTTTGACTATCGCGGCTATGGCAAGAGCGTCGGCCAGCATCCGACGCAAGCCACCATGCAGCAGGACGCAGAATCCGCACTCACTTATCTCATCTCGACGCAGCACATCCCCGCCTCGCAAATCATCCTTTACGGCAACGGCGTCGGCGCTTCACTCGCTGTCAACCTCGCAGCAGAAAACCACGACATCCCGGCCATGATCCTCGACACGCCCGAAGGCGACCTCACCGAGCGCGTCGCACATGACGCACATTCCTTCCTGGTTCCCGCACGTCTCCTCTTCCACGAACAGTTTCCACTCGCCGCGCCACTTCACATACTCACGACGCCGAAGCTCCTGATCAGCTACAACACTTCGCACACGCCCGCGGCGCTTACGAACGCAGCCGATCCGAAGATCACGCTCGAACTCTCGTCGGAAAACGACTCGGCGCTGACCCCAACCATTCAGCGCTTCGTGGATCAATACGTCCCGCACACTACACAAGGAACGCAGCCTTAA
- a CDS encoding Rieske (2Fe-2S) protein — translation MSEWVRLCDVNEAPKPGEVMELEVNGVQVCLANVDGRLAALGNICPHRGGPLGQGWIEGEAVVCPWHCWAFDTRSGQALPPDCGKVDVIPLRVEGDNVLIQVS, via the coding sequence GTGAGCGAGTGGGTGCGGCTGTGCGACGTCAACGAAGCACCAAAGCCGGGCGAGGTGATGGAGTTGGAAGTGAACGGCGTGCAGGTTTGCCTCGCGAATGTGGATGGAAGGCTGGCTGCACTTGGGAATATTTGCCCGCACCGCGGAGGGCCGCTGGGGCAAGGTTGGATTGAGGGTGAAGCGGTCGTATGCCCGTGGCACTGTTGGGCGTTCGATACCCGGAGCGGGCAGGCGCTGCCGCCGGACTGCGGGAAGGTCGACGTAATTCCGCTCAGGGTCGAAGGCGACAACGTGCTCATTCAAGTGAGCTGA